The Pirellulales bacterium genome has a segment encoding these proteins:
- a CDS encoding HEAT repeat domain-containing protein, whose translation MAEPVNSSDSANGSGGPSPPDHGLPPVEPPSARFILQLFVVPAVIVILIVMVWMLFNWLAQMGSDPTKYVAALRSNSKARWQAAASLADILNDKRNVELKRDPRLAQDLASLLTDELKEPNEGEEQEMLEIYLCRALGEFSVPEAVPALLEAAARTRPEDIAVRRAALEGLTVLASHLAIAETPYEAQVDQALASAASDQDAQIRSVAAFALGVLGDKASLEHLRQMLSDTYPDVRYNAATGLARCHDAAGMEVILEMLDPEEQKSLKLESAEESREFKRALIAENGLQAALALFEHLPEADRRKLHEAIERLADKEQPADIRLKATEVLRRLDEGSVKAPAA comes from the coding sequence ATGGCCGAACCTGTGAATTCTTCAGACAGTGCTAACGGGTCAGGCGGGCCGTCGCCTCCCGACCATGGCTTGCCGCCGGTCGAGCCCCCTAGCGCGCGGTTTATCCTGCAATTATTCGTCGTGCCGGCGGTGATCGTCATCCTCATCGTGATGGTGTGGATGTTGTTCAATTGGCTGGCGCAAATGGGCTCGGACCCGACCAAGTATGTCGCGGCGCTGCGCTCGAATAGCAAGGCGCGCTGGCAGGCCGCCGCCAGCCTGGCCGATATTTTGAATGATAAGCGCAACGTGGAACTGAAACGCGATCCGCGGCTGGCCCAGGACCTGGCCTCTCTCCTGACGGATGAGCTGAAAGAGCCCAACGAGGGGGAAGAGCAGGAGATGTTGGAAATCTACCTGTGCCGGGCGCTGGGCGAATTTTCCGTTCCCGAGGCCGTGCCGGCGCTCTTGGAAGCGGCTGCGCGCACCCGGCCCGAGGATATCGCCGTGCGGCGTGCGGCGCTGGAGGGCTTGACGGTGTTGGCGTCGCATCTGGCCATTGCCGAAACGCCGTATGAAGCGCAGGTGGATCAGGCCTTGGCCTCGGCCGCCTCCGACCAGGATGCGCAGATACGCTCGGTCGCCGCCTTCGCGCTGGGTGTGCTGGGGGACAAAGCGTCTCTGGAACATTTACGGCAGATGCTCTCGGACACTTATCCTGACGTCCGCTACAACGCCGCCACCGGCCTGGCACGCTGCCATGATGCGGCCGGAATGGAGGTGATCCTGGAGATGCTCGACCCCGAGGAGCAAAAGTCCCTGAAGCTCGAGTCCGCGGAGGAGTCGCGCGAATTCAAACGGGCCTTGATCGCCGAAAACGGCTTGCAGGCCGCATTGGCGCTCTTCGAGCACTTGCCCGAGGCCGATCGTCGGAAGCTGCACGAGGCGATCGAGCGATTGGCCGACAAGGAGCAGCCGGCCGACATTCGGTTGAAGGCGACCGAAGTGCTGCGGCGGCTCGACGAGGGTAGCGTTAAGGCTCCGGCCGCCTAG
- a CDS encoding IS5 family transposase, with product MCANYPSDLTDEQWQLIRPLLPKRKKRGRPPIDRRDIIDAILYVVRTGCQWRQLPLDFPKWRTVYTVFWRWRKAGVWQQIHDCLRQRVRRAAGKQSTPTVAIIDSQSVRTAEGGEERGYDAGKKITGRKRHLAVDTLGLLWAVVVHGAYWQDQEGAHFVFACLSQHCQRLKVAFADSAYARDGLPEWVRTTFGWILQTVLRPMHAKGFVVLPKRWIVERTFAWLVRYRRHARDYERNTETSEAMIYIAMISLMSRRLARKKYI from the coding sequence ATGTGCGCGAATTATCCCAGCGACCTGACGGACGAACAATGGCAATTGATTCGCCCGCTGCTGCCCAAGCGTAAGAAGCGTGGTCGACCACCGATTGACCGACGAGACATCATTGATGCGATCCTGTACGTGGTTCGCACGGGCTGTCAGTGGCGGCAGTTGCCGCTCGACTTTCCCAAATGGCGGACGGTCTACACGGTGTTCTGGCGTTGGCGTAAGGCAGGAGTGTGGCAGCAGATTCACGATTGCCTGCGGCAACGCGTACGTCGGGCGGCGGGCAAACAGAGCACGCCCACGGTGGCCATAATCGACAGCCAGTCGGTGCGTACCGCCGAAGGAGGTGAGGAGCGTGGCTACGACGCCGGCAAAAAGATCACCGGTCGCAAGCGGCACTTGGCGGTCGATACGCTGGGATTGTTGTGGGCCGTAGTCGTGCATGGAGCGTATTGGCAAGATCAAGAGGGAGCGCACTTTGTGTTCGCCTGCCTGAGCCAACACTGCCAACGCCTGAAAGTCGCCTTCGCCGACAGCGCTTATGCCCGCGACGGCTTGCCGGAATGGGTCCGCACGACCTTTGGTTGGATCCTGCAAACGGTGCTACGTCCCATGCACGCCAAGGGTTTCGTCGTGCTCCCCAAGCGGTGGATCGTCGAACGCACTTTCGCATGGCTCGTCCGTTACCGCCGCCACGCCCGCGACTACGAACGCAACACCGAGACCAGCGAGGCCATGATCTACATCGCCATGATCAGCCTCATGTCACGCCGCCTGGCACGTAAAAAATACATTTGA
- a CDS encoding lipoate--protein ligase family protein, whose translation MFLLDLTLPTATENVALDEALLEEAEARPGASELLRLWEPPSPLVVIGRSSRPEVEVDLQHCQRLGIPVVRRTSGGAAIITGPGCLMYAVVLSTETRAELKSVDAAHGFVLRRLIEGLKDIAPVAARCGTSDLAMEVASRPAGDAQHTAHAAAKKFSGNSLRVKRRHLLYHGTLLFDFDLELISRCLKHPPREPDYRQGRPHATFVSNLPATRAQLRAALRNAWQATEPFEDWPRDRTTALVSQKYARDEWNRFGQA comes from the coding sequence ATGTTCTTGCTTGATCTGACTCTGCCCACCGCCACCGAAAACGTGGCACTCGACGAGGCATTGCTCGAAGAGGCCGAAGCCCGGCCGGGCGCCAGCGAGCTGTTGCGCCTGTGGGAACCCCCGAGCCCCCTGGTCGTGATCGGGCGTTCGTCGCGCCCCGAGGTCGAGGTCGACCTGCAGCACTGCCAGCGACTGGGCATCCCCGTCGTACGACGCACGAGCGGCGGCGCCGCGATCATCACCGGCCCGGGATGCCTGATGTACGCCGTGGTGTTGTCAACCGAAACGCGCGCGGAGCTGAAATCGGTCGACGCGGCGCATGGCTTCGTGCTACGGCGCTTGATCGAGGGCCTGAAGGACATTGCCCCAGTGGCGGCCCGCTGCGGCACAAGTGATTTGGCCATGGAAGTCGCGTCGCGGCCGGCCGGTGACGCGCAACACACCGCGCACGCGGCGGCAAAGAAATTCTCCGGCAACAGCCTGCGCGTCAAGCGGCGGCACTTGTTGTATCACGGCACGCTCTTGTTTGATTTCGATCTGGAACTGATCTCGCGTTGCTTGAAGCATCCGCCGCGCGAGCCCGATTATCGTCAGGGGCGCCCCCACGCGACGTTCGTAAGCAATCTGCCGGCGACGCGCGCGCAACTCCGCGCGGCGCTACGAAACGCCTGGCAAGCGACAGAACCGTTCGAGGACTGGCCGCGCGACCGCACGACCGCGCTCGTCTCGCAGAAATACGCCCGCGACGAGTGGAATCGATTCGGGCAAGCCTAG
- the rph gene encoding ribonuclease PH — protein sequence MSARHDGRRPNEIRAPKIKRRYTQAAAGSVLYQAGRTTVLCTASIDEQVPPWMKGQGRGWVTAEYNMLPGSTSPRKRRERDGKIDGRTSEIQRLIGRSMRAIADLGALGERTIALDCDVLEADGGTRTASITGAFIALVDALHTLRDRLDPARPVLTDSVAAVSVGIVDGRALLDLDYVEDVDAEVDMNVVMTGGGRFVELQGTGEEATFSEKELATLVKLARTGIAELHGLQRAALGKQWPLAR from the coding sequence ATGTCTGCACGCCACGATGGCCGCCGTCCGAACGAGATTCGCGCACCCAAGATCAAACGCCGCTACACGCAGGCCGCCGCGGGCAGCGTGCTCTACCAGGCCGGCCGCACGACCGTGCTATGTACGGCCAGCATCGACGAACAGGTGCCGCCCTGGATGAAAGGGCAGGGGCGCGGCTGGGTTACCGCGGAGTACAACATGCTGCCCGGCAGTACCAGTCCGCGCAAACGCCGTGAGCGCGACGGCAAGATCGACGGCCGCACGAGCGAAATCCAGCGCCTGATCGGACGCAGCATGCGCGCCATTGCCGACCTGGGCGCGCTGGGCGAACGCACGATCGCGCTGGATTGCGATGTTCTGGAAGCCGACGGCGGTACTCGTACCGCTTCGATCACGGGCGCTTTCATCGCCCTCGTTGACGCGTTGCACACGCTGCGCGATCGGCTCGATCCGGCACGCCCGGTGCTGACCGACAGCGTCGCCGCGGTCAGCGTGGGGATCGTCGACGGCCGGGCACTCTTGGACCTGGACTATGTCGAAGACGTCGACGCTGAAGTCGATATGAACGTCGTCATGACCGGCGGCGGCCGTTTCGTCGAGCTGCAGGGGACAGGCGAAGAGGCCACGTTCAGCGAGAAGGAACTGGCGACGCTCGTTAAGCTGGCTCGCACGGGCATCGCCGAATTGCACGGCTTGCAGCGCGCCGCGCTCGGCAAGCAATGGCCGCTGGCGCGATAA
- a CDS encoding M56 family metallopeptidase: protein MADLAAGITTLLDWLSGPSWQHLVTALVHSLWQGAAAAVGLWFVLRAVPARNAQARYLMSLAALAAVVLGCLVTWSVLDYRTTALAGPRETATNETKRSQGRQAEASLARPGNPDENAADTTGDFSYDADAPPRSPAIDRRLYTAGVLTWLSGVLLMLARMAWLVTGARRLTQGNELIDGRLHLLLASLRERLGIRRAIRLIDGGEFGPAVLGVVRPVVLLPAAMILGMPTESAEAILAHELAHIRRHDYLVNLVQMLVEAALFFNPAVWWINRQIRQEREACCDRCAVALSGGTVTYAQTLADWTERQHLGQILAAAAALPAHRGGVVADRIKRLLVANYRPEMRVSWTALLVSTCLSFVAVLGLWRGTQVGVALAAEILSPRERLAVLDAERDRVRPVISAGAEQAMLSGTITTSDGRALPAELYADLRSVHEQGSDQKSLNLATPAFSQKFRPGVVSLAIHAPGYAPAVVGPLQLRPGDAKSGIQIVLDPGFAARFKLVNDQGQPVADGKASLFLTELQGGMNAPIKSDEGGTITVEHASRDLVDVTIKASGYQTWSRKKLTLEPDKDIVVQMSRATPTVGVVVDENGRTIAGATVRSALQVGPGNAGEKNGDSGPVLATTDEAGRFTLDSLDDGSQYAFLVEAQEHGRRLFPHIYAGAENLRFEVGPDFIVRGRIMGDLASLRHDAGRPIVESNQQPSIQVASDFSYGLLFTNRSPVDVIDGEGRFELKNLLPGQLSVTAAKRTVTVNLETPVTELTIDLTGKPPVPQMRPVVLRFVGPDPTLAPTGQLEVNIGDHAKIGAPINKRVNIEDGAVRLDAYADGYVNYAARNIVGYWFADGMVTVTPGDGPLEQDVEIVPAGAVRGRVLNANGSPASNGVHVGTKIRYHFSPQRWTTTGINNVPVDVQGNFFLSPLPFGADGDYVIVASRGHEQAVSAPVRVDEQHISPQVEIRFSPTASASGVVVGTDGAPRGGVEVKLWFRNGIADTIYSPGTQTNAEGRFTFEGLSTGVGDYWATLDGASRPPRIEVKLNPGGAPVRLIVPDERAQK, encoded by the coding sequence GCTGTGGTTCGTTCTGCGCGCAGTTCCCGCGCGCAATGCTCAGGCACGCTACTTAATGTCGCTCGCGGCGCTGGCTGCGGTGGTCTTGGGCTGCCTCGTCACCTGGTCCGTGCTCGATTATCGAACGACGGCGCTCGCCGGTCCGCGCGAAACCGCGACCAACGAAACGAAGAGGTCGCAGGGTCGCCAGGCCGAGGCATCACTCGCCCGGCCTGGCAACCCCGACGAGAACGCCGCCGATACAACAGGCGACTTCTCGTACGATGCTGACGCGCCGCCGCGATCGCCGGCCATCGATCGTCGCCTCTACACGGCCGGTGTCCTGACCTGGCTGAGCGGCGTACTCCTCATGCTGGCGCGGATGGCATGGCTGGTGACCGGCGCGCGACGTCTGACCCAAGGCAACGAACTGATCGACGGCCGGTTGCACCTGTTGCTCGCATCGCTTCGAGAGCGGCTGGGCATTCGCCGCGCGATTCGCTTGATCGATGGCGGCGAATTTGGACCGGCCGTGCTCGGCGTCGTGCGGCCGGTAGTTCTTTTGCCTGCTGCGATGATCCTAGGTATGCCCACCGAAAGTGCCGAGGCCATCTTGGCGCACGAATTGGCGCACATTCGCCGGCACGACTACCTGGTGAACCTCGTGCAAATGCTTGTCGAAGCGGCGCTGTTCTTCAATCCTGCGGTGTGGTGGATCAACCGTCAGATCCGGCAGGAGCGCGAAGCTTGCTGCGACCGATGCGCCGTCGCCCTCAGCGGTGGCACCGTGACCTATGCGCAAACTTTGGCCGATTGGACCGAGCGCCAGCATCTCGGGCAGATCTTGGCGGCGGCCGCGGCGCTACCGGCCCATCGCGGAGGTGTGGTCGCCGACCGGATCAAGCGCCTGCTCGTGGCTAACTATCGCCCTGAGATGCGCGTCTCCTGGACGGCGTTGCTCGTCAGCACGTGCTTGAGTTTCGTTGCGGTACTCGGACTGTGGCGCGGCACACAGGTCGGCGTGGCGCTAGCCGCCGAGATTCTCTCGCCGCGAGAGCGGCTGGCCGTGCTGGACGCTGAGCGCGATCGGGTGCGTCCCGTCATTTCGGCCGGAGCGGAACAGGCAATGCTGTCCGGTACGATTACGACCAGCGACGGCCGCGCGCTTCCGGCGGAGCTTTACGCGGATTTGCGAAGTGTCCATGAACAAGGAAGCGACCAAAAATCGCTAAACCTTGCGACACCGGCGTTTTCCCAAAAGTTTCGGCCCGGCGTCGTTTCGCTGGCGATCCACGCTCCGGGCTATGCACCCGCTGTTGTGGGTCCATTGCAGTTGCGGCCGGGCGACGCGAAAAGCGGAATACAGATCGTGCTCGACCCTGGATTTGCCGCGCGCTTCAAGCTGGTGAATGACCAAGGGCAGCCTGTCGCTGATGGCAAAGCCTCGTTGTTTTTGACCGAGTTGCAAGGGGGTATGAACGCGCCGATCAAGTCCGACGAGGGGGGCACGATCACTGTTGAACACGCCTCGCGCGATTTGGTCGACGTAACCATCAAAGCGTCCGGCTATCAAACGTGGTCTCGCAAGAAGCTGACCCTCGAACCCGACAAAGACATAGTAGTGCAGATGTCGCGGGCGACGCCGACCGTGGGTGTCGTCGTCGACGAGAATGGCCGCACCATCGCCGGCGCGACGGTGCGTTCAGCACTTCAAGTCGGTCCGGGAAATGCTGGAGAGAAGAATGGCGATAGCGGGCCCGTGCTGGCTACAACCGATGAGGCAGGCCGTTTCACGCTCGACAGCCTGGACGACGGCAGCCAATACGCGTTCTTGGTCGAAGCTCAAGAACATGGCCGCCGACTCTTTCCGCACATCTACGCCGGCGCGGAGAATCTGCGTTTCGAGGTGGGCCCTGATTTCATCGTGCGCGGGCGAATCATGGGCGACCTGGCGTCGCTCAGGCACGACGCAGGGCGGCCGATTGTGGAAAGCAATCAGCAGCCCAGCATTCAGGTGGCCAGCGATTTTTCCTACGGCCTGCTGTTCACGAACAGGTCGCCGGTCGACGTTATTGACGGCGAGGGCCGCTTTGAGCTGAAGAACCTGCTGCCCGGGCAGCTTTCGGTCACGGCAGCAAAACGCACAGTCACAGTGAACCTGGAAACACCTGTGACCGAACTCACCATTGATCTCACCGGGAAGCCGCCCGTGCCACAAATGCGCCCCGTGGTCTTACGATTCGTCGGACCTGATCCGACCTTGGCTCCTACGGGTCAGCTGGAAGTGAACATTGGCGACCATGCGAAGATCGGCGCGCCGATCAACAAACGCGTAAACATCGAAGACGGCGCGGTGCGTCTCGATGCTTACGCGGACGGCTACGTCAATTACGCCGCGCGAAACATCGTCGGATATTGGTTTGCCGACGGCATGGTCACTGTGACGCCGGGCGACGGTCCGCTCGAACAGGACGTCGAAATCGTACCGGCCGGCGCCGTGCGTGGTCGCGTCCTGAACGCCAATGGCTCGCCGGCATCCAATGGCGTGCACGTCGGCACGAAGATCCGCTACCACTTTTCGCCCCAGCGCTGGACGACGACCGGCATCAACAACGTGCCGGTTGACGTGCAAGGCAACTTCTTCCTAAGCCCGCTCCCCTTCGGCGCCGATGGCGATTATGTGATCGTGGCGTCGCGTGGCCACGAACAAGCCGTTAGCGCGCCTGTCCGTGTGGACGAACAGCATATCTCTCCGCAAGTCGAGATACGATTTTCGCCCACAGCATCGGCCTCAGGCGTGGTAGTCGGCACAGACGGCGCGCCGCGCGGCGGCGTGGAAGTGAAGCTCTGGTTTCGCAACGGTATCGCGGACACCATCTACTCGCCCGGCACGCAAACCAACGCCGAAGGCCGCTTCACGTTCGAAGGCCTCAGCACCGGCGTCGGCGACTACTGGGCGACGCTCGACGGTGCCAGCCGTCCGCCACGCATCGAGGTGAAGCTTAATCCTGGCGGCGCGCCGGTGCGGCTGATCGTGCCTGACGAACGTGCGCAAAAATAA